Proteins encoded in a region of the Triticum dicoccoides isolate Atlit2015 ecotype Zavitan chromosome 3A, WEW_v2.0, whole genome shotgun sequence genome:
- the LOC119266880 gene encoding uncharacterized protein LOC119266880, which produces MALPTLPFNPSTPMGPGFPDSAILCRVARVSADRNATTAECRTEDGQAVEVSFWLVDPPGVSYFSVHCPGMKREYHAWLICAEDAFVLFSLKFWGPARFFVYTAGKQSLRLLPNPNHAYFGGQQFGLLPRGDADGEHYAVAFLDLKWNIQNDVCRFDAYVFSSETQAWTTRKARLSDPADKPLCCRHALFEQIRVGASALGWVDTRYGILLLDDLFGRHPVIKIIPLPVTTVGLPEPIMPYDYYCAPEYFYNVACCDDLIKFVHIKYDDPDAMTRGSGWKATMWNMKVSDQNWCERYTVDVAKISVDKSFSAKLPQLWDDETQQLQLKNLMFQGPILSMLNDDLLYMMAKVNDEDDTAWAITIDMKHAALKALAKFSVKPKQQLLTTLCFSCVFPKYLNIPPGTEMYDPMEMHFKRMSLAQFVMQVQQTREWFRELDLFLDCDLPTYKESKALLTECCPVSSLCVHIHALLKYATCTDEASNNMQHLLRAFEGFDMLLTESFNEEASDETLRSKIIVALPILDNLLQSMLPSVTPEERYQGVGIFEQYEKSGYMKKGHQSFGSNAEKVRHSKKRNRAKKRTHKQQQHIFKRNNFGGNVALNRWRYLGGCMLMSVGMLSLCWMAWKILQ; this is translated from the exons ATGGCGCTCCCCACCTTGCCCTTCAATCCCTCAACCCCGATGGGCCCCGGGTTTCCCGACTCGGCCATCCTCTGCAGGGTGGCGCGTGTGTCGGCGGACCGGAACGCGACCACCGCCGAGTGCCGCACCGAGGACGGCCAAGCCGTGGAGGTGTCCTTCTGGCTCGTCGACCCGCCGGGCGTCTCCTACTTCTCCGTCCACTGCCCCGGCATGAAGCGCGAGTACCACGCCTGGCTCATCTGCGCCGAGGacgccttcgtcctcttcagcctcAAGTTCTGGGGCCCCGCCCGCTTCTTCGTCTACACGGCCGGGAAGCAGTCCCTGCGGCTGCTCCCAAACCCCAACCACGCCTACTTCGGCGGGCAGCAGTTTGGCCTCTTGCCCCGTGGCGACGCCGACGGCGAGCACTATGCCGTGGCCTTCCTCGACCTCAAGTGGAATATCCAAAACGATGTTTGCCGGTTTGATGCCTATGTCTTCTCGTCTGAAACGCAGGCATGGACGACCAGGAAGGCCCGCTTATCAGACCCTGCTGACAAGCCATTGTGTTGTCGACATGCCTTGTTCGAGCAGATCAGGGTTGGAGCAAGCGCGCTGGGCTGGGTTGATACCCGCTATGGCATTCTCCTTCTGGACGACCTGTTTGGCAGGCATCCTGTCATCAAGATAATCCCATTACCAGTGACAACCGTTGGCTTGCCCGAGCCAATCATGCCGTATGACTATTACTGTGCACCTGAGTACTTTTACAATGTTGCCTGCTGCGATGATCTCATCAAATTCGTCCACATCAAATACGATGACCCTGATGCAATGACCAGAGGTTCAGGTTGGAAAGCCACAATGTGGAATATGAAGGTCTCTGACCAAAATTGGTGCGAGCGCTACACAGTTGATGTTGCCAAAATCTCGGTTGACAAAAGCTTTTCTGCTAAATTGCCTCAGCTGTGGGATGATGAGACTCAACAACTGCAGTTGAAGAACCTGATGTTCCAAGGCCCGATTCTGAGCATGCTCAATGACGATTTGCTTTACATGATGGCCAAGGTGAATGATGAAGACGACACAGCCTGGGCCATCACTATTGACATGAAACATGCAGCTCTCAAGGCACTGGCAAAGTTTTCTGTCAAACCGAAGCAACAACTCCTCACTACACTCTGCTTCTCATGTGTCTTCCCCAAGTACCTCAACATTCCCCCAG GGACAGAAATGTATGATCCCATGGAAATGCACTTTAAGAG GATGAGTTTGGCACAGTTTGTTATGCAAGTGCAGCAGACTCGAGAATGGTTCAGGGAACTTG ATCTATTCTTAGATTGTGACTTGCCAACTTACAAGGAATCCAAAGCACTGCTTACCGAGTGTTGCCCAGTATCCTCTTTGTGTGTACATATTCATGCG CTACTGAAATATGCTACATGCACTGATGAAGCCTCCAATAATATGCAACATCTCTTACG TGCATTTGAGGGTTTTGATATGCTGCTAACCGAGTCATTTAATGAGGAAGCAAGTGATGAGACCCTGAGGAGCAAAATCATTGTGGCCCTTCCAATTTTAGACAA TCTTCTGCAAAGTATgctaccatcagtgactcctgaagaAAGGTACCAAGGAGTAGGAATATTTGAACAATATGAGAAGTCAGGCTATATGAAGAAGGGCCACCAGTCGTTTGGCTCTAATGCTGAGAAGGTTCGCCACAGCAAGAAGCGAAACCGTGCTAAGAAAAGGACTCACAAGCAGCAGCAACATATTTTCAAGCGCAATAACTTTGGGGGGAATGTGGCCTTGAACCGCTGGCGGTACTTGGGCGGCTGCATGCTGATGTCTGTTGGTATGTTGTCACTTTGCTGGATGGCATGGAAGATCTTGCAGTAG